From the genome of Ananas comosus cultivar F153 linkage group 16, ASM154086v1, whole genome shotgun sequence, one region includes:
- the LOC109722595 gene encoding transcription factor ABA-INDUCIBLE bHLH-TYPE-like, with product MVMGRLWSEEERAMAAAVLGPRAFEYLSGCRVSPEGVVAGDVDAELQTKLQEVVEGPSGRPWTYAIFWQATRARTGEALLVWGDGHCRDAEPRRRGRSIVARAGEAEREEERRQRMIKRVLQKLDAVYGCGDENAAIRLDRVTDAEAYFLISMYFSFPLGEGGPGRALASGKPFWVSDVATSSSSSSSEFCVRAFLARSAGFRTVAFVPLDGGGVVELGSLDRVPEGFEAMKMIRSVFSRGENRLKESIPRIFGMDFTSIGRPPQISASGPEERPVHAGVNGLNWNRMDDNKFLNSVLGGFGADRLGSTPSPSPSPSPSLQRPIPRPADLFTEEHPRISQSLLQKPRPRPRPRPQQLPPPPPPLGTVDFGNGGGATSAAAAASPAAAQSGGALALDSDLPDVESSSKDDRRITAAAAAAAEERRPRKRGRKPANGREEPLNHVEAERQRREKLNQRFYALRAVVPNISKMDKASLLGDAIAYIQELQSRLKEFESDRARWNNPGLGPRPPELEPPSVEIQALHDEVIVRVTSPLDGHPLSRVIQAFNESNVSVVDSNVLATNGSVLHTFVVKSPPDSEQATRDKIVAAISCEMTTSQSQSQ from the coding sequence ATGGTGATGGGGAGGCTATGGTCCGAGGAGGAGCgggccatggcggcggcggtgttGGGGCCCCGCGCGTTCGAGTACCTGTCGGGGTGCCGCGTGTCCCCGGAGGGCGTGGTGGCGGGGGACGTGGACGCGGAGCTCCAGACGAAGCTGCAGGAGGTGGTGGAGGGCCCATCGGGCCGCCCCTGGACCTACGCCATCTTCTGGCAGGCCACGCGGGCCAGGACCGGCGAGGCCCTCCTCGTCTGGGGCGACGGCCACTGCCGCGACGCCGAgccgcgccgccgcggccgcagcATCGTCGCCCGCGCCGGCGAGGCGGAAAGAGAGgaggagcggcggcagcggatGATCAAGCGCGTGCTCCAGAAGCTGGACGCGGTGTACGGGTGCGGCGACGAGAACGCGGCGATCCGCCTCGACCGCGTGACCGACGCCGAGGCCTACTTCCTGATCTCCATGTACTTCTCCTTCCCCCTCGGGGAGGGGGGACCCGGGAGGGCGCTCGCGTCGGGGAAGCCCTTCTGGGTCTCGGACGTGGCcacgtcgtcgtcctcctcctcctcggagTTCTGCGTCAGGGCGTTCCTCGCGAGGTCCGCGGGGTTCCGCACCGTCGCGTTCGTGCCCCTCGACGGCGGCGGGGTCGTCGAATTGGGCTCGCTCGATCGTGTGCCCGAGGGCTTCGAAGCCATGAAGATGATCCGGTCCGTGTTCTCCCGCGGCGAAAATCGCTTGAAGGAGTCCATTCCCAGAATCTTCGGAATGGACTTCACCAGCATCGGTCGCCCGCCCCAGATCTCCGCCTCCGGGCCTGAAGAGAGGCCGGTGCATGCCGGTGTTAACGGGCTGAATTGGAACCGGATGGATGATAACAAGTTCCTCAACAGCGTGCTAGGAGGGTTCGGCGCCGACCGATTGGGCTCaacgccgtcgccgtcgccgtcgccgtcgccgtcgctgcAGCGACCGATCCCTCGCCCCGCCGACCTGTTCACGGAGGAGCACCCTCGCATCAGCCAATCCCTGCTTCAAAAGCCGCGTCCGCGTCCGCGTCCGCGTCCGCAacagctgccgccgccgccgccgccgcttgggACAGTGGATTTCGGCAATGGTGGTGGGGCgacttcggcggcggcggcggcgtcccCCGCTGCAGCCCAATCGGGCGGCGCATTAGCATTAGACTCGGACCTTCCGGACGTGGAATCGTCGAGCAAGGATGATCGGAGGattacggcggcggcggcggcggcggcggaggagcgtAGGCCGAGGAAGAGAGGGCGGAAGCCGGCCAATGGGCGGGAGGAGCCGCTCAACCACGTGGAAGCGGAGCGGCAGCGGAGGGAGAAGCTGAACCAGCGGTTCTACGCCCTCCGGGCCGTGGTGCCCAACATCTCCAAGATGGACAAGGCCTCCCTGCTGGGCGACGCCATTGCCTACATCCAAGAGCTCCAGAGCCGGCTCAAAGAGTTCGAGTCCGACCGAGCCCGCTGGAACAACCCCGGCCTCGGACCCAGACCCCCCGAGCTCGAGCCGCCCTCGGTCGAGATCCAAGCGCTGCACGATGAGGTGATTGTTCGGGTCACCAGTCCTTTGGATGGCCATCCCCTGTCCAGAGTCATCCAGGCTTTCAACGAGTCTAACGTCAGTGTCGTCGATTCTAATGTATTGGCCACCAATGGCTCCGTGCTGCATACTTTCGTCGTGAAGTCGCCGCCCGATTCCGAGCAAGCGACGCGAGATAAGATTGTCGCCGCCATTTCATGTGAGATGACCACGTCGCAGTCCCAGTCGCAGtga